A window of Haloarcula sp. H-GB4 contains these coding sequences:
- a CDS encoding J domain-containing protein: MQYDGLTKGIAVVFGGLTVVLTAVGLVINPAVLFLALMFGVSTYFMYYHLSGKMAASLYERVERQAAQNTGNARRGGFGAGPREEWEPPRDGRRARRSRATQGGQRRRQGRQQQRRQTAGGRQRRQRVQSSGPSPTEAYKRLDLDPDADQGTIKRAYREKVKEVHPDTDGGSEREFKRVQSAYETLTDD; the protein is encoded by the coding sequence GTGCAGTACGATGGGCTCACAAAGGGAATCGCGGTGGTGTTCGGAGGCCTGACAGTCGTCCTGACGGCGGTGGGCCTTGTGATCAATCCTGCGGTGCTCTTTCTGGCGCTCATGTTCGGGGTGTCGACGTATTTCATGTACTACCACCTCAGCGGGAAGATGGCCGCAAGCCTCTACGAGCGGGTCGAGCGACAGGCGGCACAGAACACGGGGAACGCCCGCCGCGGCGGGTTCGGGGCTGGCCCACGGGAGGAATGGGAACCACCGCGGGACGGCCGCCGAGCGCGCCGCTCACGAGCGACCCAGGGCGGTCAACGCCGTCGGCAGGGACGACAGCAGCAGCGACGCCAGACAGCGGGCGGTCGGCAACGCCGACAGCGCGTCCAGTCGTCGGGACCGAGTCCGACAGAGGCCTACAAGCGGTTAGACCTTGACCCGGATGCAGACCAAGGTACTATCAAACGAGCCTATCGAGAGAAAGTCAAGGAGGTCCATCCCGACACTGATGGCGGGAGCGAAAGAGAATTCAAGCGGGTGCAATCGGCCTACGAGACGCTAACCGACGACTGA
- a CDS encoding phosphoglycolate phosphatase: MDSDTPPLIVDIDGTLTDESRALDPHVVPVLREWPARVVIATGKAMPFPIALCEFLGRDRTVVAENGGVVFVEATDELRLEGDHEAALAVGDAYRDLGHDLGFGQIDLANRWRETELVVSLDKPLEPLEELAAARGLVVLDTGFAYHVTDPVVDKGTGLEAVCAELDLDPAEFLAVGDSVNDAQMFDLAGEAVAVANADETALERADRVTDASYGDGFLEAVAPYRN, encoded by the coding sequence ATGGACAGCGACACACCGCCCCTTATCGTGGATATCGACGGGACACTGACCGACGAGAGCCGCGCGCTTGACCCCCATGTTGTGCCGGTCCTCCGGGAGTGGCCCGCACGCGTCGTCATCGCGACTGGCAAAGCGATGCCGTTCCCGATTGCGCTCTGTGAGTTTCTCGGCCGCGACCGGACAGTCGTTGCCGAGAACGGCGGCGTCGTGTTCGTCGAAGCAACCGACGAACTTAGATTGGAAGGCGACCACGAGGCGGCGCTGGCGGTCGGTGATGCCTATCGCGATCTGGGCCACGACCTTGGCTTCGGACAGATAGACCTTGCAAACCGATGGCGCGAGACGGAACTCGTTGTCTCACTCGACAAGCCGCTCGAACCGCTGGAGGAACTGGCCGCGGCGCGCGGACTCGTCGTCCTCGATACCGGCTTCGCTTACCACGTGACAGACCCTGTCGTCGACAAGGGGACGGGGCTTGAAGCGGTGTGTGCGGAGCTGGATCTGGACCCGGCAGAGTTTCTGGCAGTCGGTGACTCGGTGAACGATGCCCAGATGTTCGACCTGGCCGGTGAGGCCGTAGCCGTCGCCAACGCCGATGAAACAGCGCTCGAACGAGCCGACCGGGTGACCGATGCGAGCTACGGCGACGGCTTTCTCGAAGCGGTCGCACCGTATCGGAACTGA
- a CDS encoding adenosylcobalamin-dependent ribonucleoside-diphosphate reductase, producing the protein MSNSDLSADEITLPIKRTDGDTIEERLTGNAYHNILPARYLRKDADGDLIEEPEDLFDRVAKNIALAEAVFEADKQDVDVRVSPEQLKPDHPRRDELADEVFGKGTSVDDDVETELSVYNVNKFAYETVVPELPEGVRDHVESTANAFQAQMEQLSFMPNSPTLMNAGDELQQLSACFVDSPGDDIDDIHQTAKEAAQVFQSGGGMGYAFWKLRPYGDPVGSTGGIASGPITFMRTYDQMCETIAQGGARRGAQMGVMRVSHPDVIQFIHAKNKDVSLAETLRLNDPDDFTHNSFAEALEEARELIDDGGKVPKHLRNAVEGHLSNFNISVGVTDDFMEALKAGEEFTFTNPRTGEAHIATEETKELYDMFGLGEHVEVGEELSIPAEELWDDIVEGAHENGEPGVIYLERVNKQHSFDVEEHPDHEILATNPCGEQPLEEYEACNLGHINLSTLAATDAPDWRVWSEAHADEYDSTEAAIDAFLEDAIDWEEFDRRIELGTRFLENVVTMSDFPVEKIEQKVREMRKIGLGIMGLAQLYIQLGVAYGTEEANEIARQTMRHINHGSKAASHELAEERGVFTEWENSKYANPTDYSDWFEKQTGEDAADWEDGYPIRNHNTTTIAPTGTTSMIGNTTGGCEPIYNVAYYKNVSDDVQGDEMLVEFDDYFLRALEDNDIDVEAVKQEAQEQMANNEFDGVDGLTTVPDAIGELFVTTGDLSAKQHAGIQVACQEGVDSAISKTVNAPNDSTTEDAAEVFEYIYDHGGKGVTYYRDGTRSKQVLTTRAQNTEFSDMDADEIVAQIEEVFGGIEGFLEDEAVQAAIDDSIQQVLGVADGDAEYAEKQTRPDVLHGVTQRIDTGYGKLYVNINEDPEADRPFELFANIGNSGGFTASFTEALAKTISTALRSGVDPEEIADELQGIRSPKVAWDKGEQIQSIPDAIGTALRRYLDGDVDKAYPDQTTLEETAEKAEGETATQTQTDGGAAAASDTSGDQQDIIDAGESPECPDCGSLSLYYSEGCKTCESCGWSEC; encoded by the coding sequence ATGAGTAACAGCGACCTTTCCGCTGACGAGATCACGCTCCCGATCAAACGTACCGACGGTGACACTATTGAAGAGCGACTCACAGGCAACGCCTACCACAACATTCTCCCGGCTCGCTACCTCCGGAAGGATGCCGACGGTGACCTCATCGAGGAACCCGAAGACCTCTTCGACCGTGTCGCGAAGAATATTGCGCTCGCCGAGGCTGTGTTCGAGGCCGACAAGCAAGATGTTGACGTACGCGTCTCGCCCGAGCAATTGAAGCCCGACCACCCGCGGCGCGACGAACTCGCCGACGAAGTGTTCGGTAAAGGAACGTCTGTCGACGACGACGTCGAAACTGAACTCTCTGTTTACAACGTCAACAAGTTCGCCTACGAGACGGTCGTGCCGGAACTGCCCGAGGGCGTCCGCGACCACGTCGAATCGACCGCCAACGCCTTCCAGGCACAGATGGAGCAGCTCTCCTTTATGCCGAACTCGCCAACGCTGATGAACGCCGGCGACGAACTCCAGCAGCTTTCCGCCTGTTTCGTTGACTCGCCCGGCGACGACATCGACGACATCCACCAGACCGCAAAGGAGGCCGCACAGGTCTTCCAGTCCGGCGGTGGCATGGGCTATGCGTTCTGGAAGCTCCGCCCGTACGGCGACCCCGTCGGCTCGACTGGCGGCATCGCCTCCGGGCCCATCACGTTCATGCGGACCTACGACCAGATGTGCGAGACGATCGCGCAGGGTGGCGCCCGCCGTGGCGCACAGATGGGCGTCATGCGCGTCTCTCACCCGGACGTCATCCAGTTCATCCACGCCAAGAACAAGGACGTCTCGCTCGCCGAGACGCTGCGCCTGAATGACCCGGACGACTTCACGCACAACTCCTTCGCCGAAGCGCTGGAGGAAGCACGAGAACTCATCGACGACGGCGGAAAGGTGCCAAAGCACCTCCGGAATGCTGTCGAGGGTCACCTTTCGAACTTCAACATCTCCGTCGGCGTCACCGACGACTTCATGGAGGCGCTGAAAGCCGGTGAGGAATTCACCTTCACGAACCCACGGACAGGCGAAGCGCATATCGCCACCGAGGAGACGAAGGAACTGTACGATATGTTCGGCCTCGGCGAACACGTCGAGGTTGGCGAAGAACTCTCGATTCCGGCCGAGGAACTCTGGGACGACATCGTCGAGGGCGCGCACGAGAACGGCGAACCCGGCGTTATCTACCTCGAACGGGTGAACAAGCAGCACTCCTTCGACGTTGAGGAGCATCCCGACCACGAGATTCTCGCAACGAACCCGTGTGGCGAACAGCCCCTCGAGGAGTACGAGGCCTGTAACCTCGGACACATCAACCTCTCGACGCTGGCCGCCACGGACGCGCCGGACTGGCGCGTCTGGTCGGAGGCCCACGCCGACGAGTACGACTCGACGGAAGCCGCTATCGACGCGTTCCTCGAGGACGCCATCGACTGGGAGGAGTTCGACCGACGCATCGAACTCGGCACCCGCTTCCTCGAAAACGTCGTTACGATGTCCGACTTCCCGGTCGAGAAGATCGAGCAGAAGGTCCGGGAGATGCGAAAAATCGGCCTCGGTATCATGGGCCTTGCCCAGCTGTACATCCAGCTCGGCGTCGCCTACGGGACCGAGGAGGCCAACGAAATCGCCCGCCAGACGATGCGCCACATCAACCACGGGTCGAAGGCCGCGAGCCACGAACTCGCCGAGGAACGGGGCGTCTTCACTGAATGGGAGAACTCCAAGTACGCGAACCCGACAGACTACTCCGACTGGTTCGAGAAGCAGACCGGCGAGGACGCGGCGGACTGGGAAGACGGGTACCCCATCCGCAACCACAACACCACGACCATCGCCCCGACCGGAACGACCTCGATGATCGGCAACACCACCGGCGGGTGTGAACCGATCTACAACGTCGCCTACTACAAGAACGTCTCCGACGACGTACAGGGCGACGAGATGCTTGTGGAGTTCGACGACTACTTCCTCCGTGCGCTGGAGGACAACGACATCGACGTCGAAGCCGTCAAACAGGAGGCCCAGGAGCAGATGGCCAACAACGAGTTCGACGGCGTCGACGGGCTGACGACCGTGCCCGATGCCATCGGCGAGCTGTTCGTCACGACGGGCGACCTCTCGGCGAAGCAGCACGCAGGTATTCAGGTGGCCTGTCAGGAGGGCGTCGACTCCGCCATCTCGAAGACGGTCAACGCCCCGAACGACTCCACGACCGAGGACGCCGCCGAAGTGTTCGAGTACATCTACGACCACGGCGGCAAGGGCGTTACCTACTACCGCGATGGCACCCGCAGCAAGCAGGTGCTGACCACGCGCGCCCAGAACACGGAGTTCTCGGACATGGACGCTGACGAGATCGTCGCACAGATCGAGGAGGTCTTCGGCGGCATCGAAGGCTTCCTCGAGGACGAGGCCGTCCAGGCCGCCATCGACGACTCCATCCAGCAAGTGCTGGGTGTCGCCGACGGAGACGCCGAGTACGCCGAGAAGCAGACCCGACCCGACGTGCTCCACGGCGTGACACAGCGCATCGACACCGGCTACGGGAAGCTCTACGTCAACATCAACGAGGACCCCGAGGCCGACCGGCCGTTCGAGCTGTTCGCCAACATCGGCAACTCCGGCGGCTTCACCGCCTCTTTCACCGAGGCGCTGGCCAAGACCATCTCGACGGCACTTCGCTCGGGCGTCGACCCAGAGGAAATCGCCGACGAACTGCAAGGTATCCGGTCGCCGAAGGTCGCCTGGGACAAGGGCGAGCAGATCCAGTCCATCCCGGACGCCATCGGCACGGCTCTCCGTCGCTACCTCGACGGCGATGTCGACAAGGCCTACCCCGACCAGACCACGCTAGAGGAAACCGCCGAAAAAGCTGAAGGCGAGACCGCCACGCAGACGCAGACCGACGGCGGCGCAGCCGCCGCATCCGACACGAGTGGCGACCAACAGGACATCATCGACGCCGGCGAGAGCCCAGAGTGTCCTGACTGTGGCTCGCTGTCGCTGTACTACTCAGAGGGTTGCAAGACCTGCGAGTCCTGTGGCTGGTCCGAGTGCTGA
- the mch gene encoding methenyltetrahydromethanopterin cyclohydrolase: protein MDSLNRMATELVDEAIDFADELTIDVHALEGDAAVLDFGVEVPGAVEAGMLLAEIQTAGLATVQSTMDTISGAPLNHVELSTDHPALALLCSQKGGWELATDGFEALGSGPARALVAEEEAFQRIGYREDADFAVLALETDELPDEAVASQVAERTGVPETGVFLPSFATASVTGSVVAAARAAELAVFRLAELGFDPVSVLSASGRAPVAPVADDEATAMARTTDALAYGSEVHLTVDESFDRFDEVPSIAAREYGEPLEGVFEDVDWDFAELPVELFGPAAVTIDVVGGDTHVVGETSENVLAESFGL, encoded by the coding sequence ATGGATAGTCTCAATCGGATGGCCACGGAGCTCGTTGACGAGGCCATCGACTTTGCCGACGAACTCACGATAGACGTACACGCGCTGGAGGGTGACGCCGCGGTGCTGGACTTCGGCGTCGAGGTCCCCGGCGCTGTCGAGGCCGGCATGCTACTCGCGGAAATCCAGACGGCCGGGCTGGCGACGGTCCAGTCAACGATGGACACCATCAGCGGCGCGCCGCTGAACCACGTTGAACTGTCGACAGACCATCCGGCACTGGCTCTGCTGTGCTCGCAGAAGGGCGGCTGGGAGCTGGCCACCGATGGCTTCGAGGCGCTCGGGAGCGGTCCCGCACGCGCGCTCGTCGCAGAGGAGGAGGCCTTCCAGCGCATCGGCTACCGCGAGGACGCCGACTTCGCTGTGCTGGCTCTAGAGACCGACGAACTGCCGGATGAGGCCGTCGCGAGCCAGGTCGCCGAGCGCACCGGCGTCCCCGAGACCGGCGTGTTCCTGCCGTCATTCGCGACGGCGAGTGTCACCGGGAGCGTCGTCGCCGCGGCCCGAGCCGCCGAACTGGCCGTCTTCCGGCTTGCCGAACTCGGCTTCGACCCGGTGTCGGTGCTGTCGGCCAGTGGTCGCGCGCCGGTCGCGCCGGTCGCCGATGACGAAGCGACTGCGATGGCTCGGACCACAGACGCACTCGCCTACGGCAGCGAGGTCCACCTCACCGTCGACGAGTCCTTCGACCGCTTCGACGAGGTTCCCTCCATCGCGGCCCGAGAATATGGCGAGCCGCTCGAAGGCGTCTTTGAGGACGTGGACTGGGACTTCGCGGAGCTTCCTGTCGAACTGTTCGGCCCCGCGGCGGTCACCATCGATGTTGTCGGCGGCGACACGCACGTCGTCGGTGAGACGAGCGAGAACGTGCTAGCCGAGAGCTTCGGCCTGTAA
- a CDS encoding GTPBP1 family GTP-binding protein, whose product MSPDRAVLRRALDRGEREGGSVEFKERLTENLHLSEGRLESLTAQLRHRVLSGDGEATYVVGVTDDGGLAGISPAEFSESMDVLSLLAEEAGAHIEDVKTWGVDGVSDDGSTDTDGIVGVATVSEGSVLADDDHIVVGTAGHVDHGKSTLVGSLVTGDADDGEGGTRGFLDVQPHEVERGLSADLSYGVYGFDEAGEPIRMDNPHRKDDRARVVEESDRLVSFVDTVGHEPWLRTTIRGLVGQKLDYGLLTVAADDGVTETTREHLGILLATDLPTIVAITKTDLVDGERVAEVERSVEQALREVDKTPLRVERHGVDTAIDEISETVVPVVTTSAVTKAGLDALDEMFEALPKTAGEVGDFRMYVDRTYNVQGVGAVASGTIKSGEVEAGDELLLGPMQDGSFREVEVRSIEMHYHRVDEAKAGRIVGIALKGVREADIERGMVLLPSDADPSPVQEFEAEVMVLNHPTRIGDGYEPVVHLETVSEAAAFYPEGGQLLPGDAGKTRVRFKFRSYLVEEGQKFVFREGSSKGVGTVTDTDPAE is encoded by the coding sequence ATGAGCCCCGACCGGGCTGTCCTCCGGCGCGCGCTTGACCGCGGTGAACGGGAGGGCGGCAGCGTCGAGTTCAAAGAACGGCTCACCGAGAATCTTCACCTGTCCGAGGGGCGACTCGAATCCCTCACAGCGCAACTCCGCCACCGCGTTCTCTCCGGGGATGGGGAGGCGACGTACGTCGTTGGCGTCACCGACGATGGCGGTCTCGCCGGTATCTCGCCGGCGGAGTTCTCCGAGTCGATGGACGTACTCAGTCTGCTGGCAGAGGAAGCCGGCGCACACATCGAGGATGTCAAAACGTGGGGCGTCGACGGCGTCTCGGACGACGGGTCGACCGACACAGACGGTATCGTAGGCGTCGCGACGGTCTCCGAAGGGTCGGTCCTCGCGGACGACGATCACATTGTCGTGGGAACCGCCGGGCACGTCGACCACGGCAAGTCAACCCTCGTGGGGTCGCTGGTCACCGGCGACGCCGACGACGGCGAAGGCGGGACACGTGGCTTTCTGGATGTGCAGCCACACGAGGTCGAGCGAGGCCTCTCGGCGGACCTTTCATACGGCGTCTACGGCTTTGACGAGGCCGGGGAGCCGATTCGCATGGACAACCCGCACCGAAAGGACGACCGGGCGCGGGTCGTCGAAGAATCCGACCGACTCGTCTCCTTCGTCGACACCGTGGGTCACGAGCCGTGGCTCCGGACGACGATCCGCGGCCTCGTCGGCCAGAAGCTCGACTACGGCCTTCTGACCGTCGCAGCCGACGACGGAGTGACCGAGACGACGCGCGAACATCTCGGCATCCTGCTGGCGACGGACCTCCCCACAATTGTTGCCATCACCAAAACTGACCTTGTCGACGGAGAACGGGTCGCCGAAGTCGAACGCTCAGTCGAGCAGGCATTGCGAGAGGTCGACAAGACGCCGCTCCGGGTGGAGCGCCACGGCGTCGACACGGCTATCGACGAAATTTCTGAAACCGTTGTTCCCGTCGTCACCACCAGCGCCGTCACCAAGGCAGGGCTGGACGCTCTTGATGAGATGTTCGAGGCGCTGCCAAAGACCGCCGGTGAGGTAGGTGACTTCCGAATGTATGTCGACCGAACGTACAACGTTCAGGGGGTCGGCGCGGTCGCCTCCGGCACGATCAAATCCGGCGAAGTCGAGGCTGGCGACGAACTGCTGCTCGGGCCGATGCAGGACGGGAGCTTCCGGGAGGTCGAAGTCCGGTCCATCGAGATGCACTACCACCGGGTCGACGAGGCCAAGGCCGGTCGCATCGTCGGCATCGCGCTGAAGGGCGTCCGCGAGGCGGATATCGAGCGTGGGATGGTCCTGCTGCCGAGCGACGCGGACCCGTCGCCGGTGCAGGAGTTCGAGGCCGAGGTGATGGTGTTGAACCACCCGACCCGCATCGGCGACGGGTACGAGCCCGTGGTTCACCTCGAAACGGTCAGCGAGGCCGCGGCCTTCTACCCGGAGGGCGGGCAGTTGCTCCCGGGCGACGCCGGCAAGACCCGAGTCCGGTTCAAGTTCCGCTCTTATCTCGTCGAAGAGGGCCAGAAGTTCGTCTTCCGCGAGGGGAGTTCGAAGGGCGTTGGGACGGTCACCGACACCGACCCTGCGGAGTAG
- a CDS encoding MTH1187 family thiamine-binding protein, giving the protein MTCIGFLSVAPVIEGSMSSYVADAVAALEAFDVEYETTPMGTIIEAEDSKELFAATHAAHEAVGEQTDRVSTFLKIDDKRTVDQQARDKVDAVEEHLGRAARSDAAEGGD; this is encoded by the coding sequence ATGACCTGCATAGGGTTTCTCTCGGTCGCACCGGTCATCGAAGGCAGCATGTCCTCGTACGTCGCTGACGCCGTCGCGGCGCTGGAGGCGTTCGACGTCGAGTACGAGACGACACCAATGGGGACTATCATCGAAGCGGAGGACAGCAAGGAACTGTTCGCGGCTACCCACGCCGCTCACGAGGCTGTCGGCGAGCAGACCGACCGCGTGAGTACGTTCTTGAAGATCGACGACAAGCGAACCGTTGACCAGCAGGCGCGAGATAAGGTCGACGCCGTCGAGGAGCATCTGGGTCGGGCGGCCAGAAGCGACGCGGCCGAAGGCGGAGATTAA